Genomic DNA from Triticum dicoccoides isolate Atlit2015 ecotype Zavitan chromosome 4B, WEW_v2.0, whole genome shotgun sequence:
ACCAGGATGGTGTACGACATCAGCAGCCGGACCATCTCCAGGTCCGCGTTCGGGGAGGTGAGACCGGACATGCCGGTGTTCCAGCACGCCATCAAGCGCGTCGTCGGGCTCTCCAGCGGGTTCAACGTGCCGGACCTCTTCCCGCGGCTCCGGGAGGTGCTCGGCGAGGCCACCGGCATGAGGAGGAAGCTGCGGGAGATCCACAGGACGTTCGACGACATACTCGTGGACATCATCGAGGGGAGGCGGAGGGTGCGTGCCGACAGGATCGCTGCCGGCAAGGACGTCGTCGATGAGAACGTCGTCGACGTCATGCTCTCCCTGCAGAAGGGCGACAACCCCTGGGGGTTCCCGGTCACGGACAACACCATCAAAGCGGTCGTACTGGTAAGTCGTATGTACTTTGATGATGTCCCAGATTAAcgtgtatgcatgcatgcatgcttaccAGCAGATTAAATGAAAGTGGCTTCATATAATGGCAGGACATGTTCGCCGGCGGCACGGGGACCTCCGGCTCGTCGACGGAGTGGGCCATGTCAGAGATCATGCGCACCCCGCGGGTGATGAAGAAGCTGCAGGACGAGGTCCGACGAGCGTTCCACGGCAAGGACAACATCAGCGAGACGGACCTCCGTAGCAATAGCGTCAGGTACCTGAAGCTCACCATGAAGGAGGCGATTCGGTTGCACCCGGCGGCGCCGCTACTGGTGCCGAGGGAGAGCATCGAGACAACGGAGATCGGCGGGTACGTGGTGCCAGCCAAGTCCAGGATGGTGGTGAATGCGTGGGCCATCTCCAGGGACCCGCGCTACTGGAAGGACCCCGAGGAGTTCTCGCCGGAGCGGTTCGAGGAGGATGGCGCTGTGGACTTCCACGGCCTCCACTTTGAGTTCACGCCATTCGGGGCCGGGAGGAGGATGTGCCCAGGGTACAACTACGGGCTCGCCGGCATGGAGCTCACGCTGCTGCAGCTCATGTACCACTTCGACTGGACGCTGCCCGCCGGCGTGGAAGAGGTGGACATGGTGGAGTCCATGGGGCTCGGCGTGCGTAGGAAGAACCCGCTTATGCTCTGCGCCACTCCCTACGTCGTCCCTCCTCCTGCCACTCCCGTGGCTTCGACATGAAGCGCGCTTGTTGCATTGGACGTACAATGCTGGACGTCTGGTAGTGCAACACGCATGCCTGTGATAAGTACCAGGGATCCAGGGCTGGCTCGACCGGGATTaatgtgtgggtgtgggtgtgtatACCActcttcttttgttttttttaacatcagtacagacacaagcgctcatatacacgcgcatacactcatccctatgaacgcacacaagcacaccctacccctatgagcacctccgaaagactgagccggcgtatcatcttgagatttatgaagtcaccatatgcgtctcgtcgtcgacgggaacgtctcctatcACTGAATGCGCATCacaggaaatcctgaaataaatccaggaataaatgcgagcaccaggatttgaaccctggtgggctggaaaCACCACAGtccctaaccatccaaccataggttggttcgcACCACTCTCCTTTTGTTGGCATGTACTTCTGCACGACTATTTTTTCTTTTTGCGGTGTACATGAGTATTTTCTTTGACATGAGGAAAAAAATATGGAGCATTCCTATAACGAAACGACGTACCAACTCTTATTTAGAGGTTTTTTATGATAGCCTTGTACTCCCAATTGGAGGTGGGGAGTACGGATCGATATCCACCATAGATTCGAAAAGGCAATATTGACTTTCTCTCCGGAACATAATTCTCCGCGCAGTTTGTGCCTAAATTCAGTTTACATGCAAGATCGCTGATGCGTACATCTTGGTGGGTGCCGAGGCGCCGATTGATCTGGATCATCCCCTCATCTCTCGCACGACTATCATCTCAGCCGCTACCGCCACGCCGATTTTGCTCCTTCCATAATTGGTGCTCATTGGTTGAAATTAAATTGATGTTTGCAGTCGCTTGCTAGTTGCTGCTAGTACGATTTGACCCTAAGTGCATCTACTTGTCACATGTCCCATTGGTTTTGATTCTCCGGTGCTCAAGGTCTGCAACTCTGCATCTCGTTCTTTTGCCCTGCATCGCTTATCATGAAGAAAGTAATTGCAGGTCTCTGGCAGCAGTCTCGCCGGCGGGGCCTCGTCCCTATGGTCCAGCTGATGAACTTAGGGTTTAAATATTGTGATGATCTTTTGATAAAAATGAGTAAGAAAATGATGTGATACGTGTTGTGTTTGTAATTAATATTACACCAGTTACCCTAGGTAATTGCCGGTGGTACCATTTTACCCTTAAGATAACGGTACTCCACAACTTTTGGCGTCGCTACTCCTTTGatactactccctctatcccatagTATAAGAACGTTTTAaacactagtatagtgtcaaaaaacgctcttatattatgagacggaggaagTAGGTTGGAGTACCAATTAAGATTATCCATTGGATTTGACAAAATGGACGCCTTATATATAATTAGGGGTACTATAAAAGAGCTCCTCATTTAATAGTACATATTGTCCAGCAAGGTTCATGCAGTAAATATGGGCCCAGGGTCCAATCATCTATTTTTTCATCCTCGATTGAGTAAAGTACTCGCTAGAGAAATATTTCCTGCGGGGAGGGTGTGGTGTTAAAGGCAAAATTTGAAGATatgagggaggggggggggggcagtgcccCCCTCGTGTTCACATAGCTCGCGGCACCAAGGAATCCAACAGCCTCGCTTGAGAGCAGGAAGACAATGTCCCTCGGTAGGGTGTCGTTGAGGCCAGCGTTCCACATGCGCACCGCGGTGCCCATCCCGTGCGCATTGCACGCCAGGAGAGGAGTCGTTACCCTAGCCCAGGGCACGGTTGACATTGAGGGCCACCACGATGTTGTGCACTACTAAAATACTTGAATTCATGTGTATTATTGAAATTACTGAAGAAAAAAATCACTATAATCTCGCTAAAGGTGCGGTGCCCAATAATCCAATGGACATGGAGGTAAGTTGTTGTTGTCGAGTCGTGACCTCTTTAGCCGGAGGA
This window encodes:
- the LOC119293248 gene encoding premnaspirodiene oxygenase-like; amino-acid sequence: MEDATYNATLLVLLAVSMIYFFKPSSGRRPPGPRTLPIIGSVHHFVNTLVHRRLRDLAGVHGPIMMLKIGPMPLVVVTSRELAREVLKVQDPNFANRPRLLVGGICGYGWTDIIFAPTSDYWRKIRKLCIHEILSPKRVLQFQFIREEEVQRQVDLIRAAAAAGEPVDVTRMVYDISSRTISRSAFGEVRPDMPVFQHAIKRVVGLSSGFNVPDLFPRLREVLGEATGMRRKLREIHRTFDDILVDIIEGRRRVRADRIAAGKDVVDENVVDVMLSLQKGDNPWGFPVTDNTIKAVVLDMFAGGTGTSGSSTEWAMSEIMRTPRVMKKLQDEVRRAFHGKDNISETDLRSNSVRYLKLTMKEAIRLHPAAPLLVPRESIETTEIGGYVVPAKSRMVVNAWAISRDPRYWKDPEEFSPERFEEDGAVDFHGLHFEFTPFGAGRRMCPGYNYGLAGMELTLLQLMYHFDWTLPAGVEEVDMVESMGLGVRRKNPLMLCATPYVVPPPATPVAST